The following are encoded in a window of Nocardioides houyundeii genomic DNA:
- a CDS encoding pyridoxal phosphate-dependent decarboxylase family protein has protein sequence MTPPPLQHLFHPRNAAAYLDSVRAGAETVAAHLDRGGRPATGCDARDAAAQVAAVDLDAPLGDSAAALEELSRLWLCDTVWFHEPTYAAHLNCPVAIPALLAEVLISSVNASLDTFDQSVGATFIERHLVDWTAGRIYGAAAPDADGIFTSGGTQSNLQALLLARDHALAGTSQGRLRILASAEAHFSVGKAARLLGLGDAAVVAVATDAQRRMDPAALARALDTAAADGDVVMAVVATAGTTDFGALDPLPEIAALAGAHGAWLHVDAAYGGGLLASRTRRHLLAGIEHADSVTVDFHKTWFQPVSASALVVRDAATLRHVTWHADYLNPKDAAHPNQVDKSMQTTRRFDALKLWMTLRTMGADTVGDWFDAAIDLADQAAQAVAGSGELELAAEPQLSTVVFRYRPAGLADAETDQLNTRIRARLYSGGQAMVAATKVAGRTYLKLTLLNPMATPADILGVLARVREAGEALLLERIPSPRTGGLAGRDLHLVEAGR, from the coding sequence GTGACCCCTCCACCCCTGCAGCACCTCTTCCACCCCCGCAACGCCGCGGCCTACCTGGACAGCGTCCGCGCCGGCGCCGAGACGGTCGCGGCCCACCTGGACCGCGGCGGCCGCCCGGCCACCGGGTGCGACGCCCGCGACGCCGCGGCCCAGGTCGCGGCGGTCGACCTGGACGCCCCCCTCGGTGACAGCGCCGCGGCGCTGGAGGAGCTCTCCCGGCTCTGGCTCTGCGACACGGTCTGGTTCCACGAGCCGACGTACGCCGCGCACCTCAACTGCCCCGTCGCCATCCCGGCGCTGCTCGCCGAGGTGCTGATCAGCTCCGTCAACGCCTCCCTGGACACCTTCGACCAGAGCGTGGGCGCCACCTTCATCGAGCGGCACCTGGTCGACTGGACCGCCGGACGCATCTACGGCGCCGCCGCCCCCGACGCCGACGGCATCTTCACCAGCGGCGGCACCCAGTCCAACCTCCAGGCGCTGCTGCTGGCCCGGGACCACGCGCTCGCCGGGACGTCCCAGGGCCGGCTGCGCATCCTCGCCTCCGCCGAGGCCCACTTCAGCGTCGGCAAGGCCGCGCGGCTGCTCGGGCTCGGCGACGCCGCGGTCGTGGCCGTCGCCACCGACGCCCAGCGCCGGATGGACCCGGCGGCGCTCGCCCGCGCCCTGGACACCGCCGCGGCCGACGGCGACGTCGTGATGGCGGTGGTCGCCACCGCCGGCACCACCGACTTCGGCGCGCTGGACCCGCTGCCCGAGATCGCCGCCCTGGCCGGCGCGCACGGTGCCTGGCTGCACGTCGACGCGGCGTACGGCGGGGGGCTGCTCGCCTCCCGGACCCGCCGGCACCTGCTGGCCGGCATCGAGCACGCCGACTCGGTGACCGTGGACTTCCACAAGACCTGGTTCCAACCGGTCTCGGCCAGCGCGCTGGTGGTGCGCGACGCCGCCACCCTGCGGCACGTCACCTGGCACGCCGACTACCTCAACCCCAAGGACGCCGCCCACCCCAACCAGGTGGACAAGTCCATGCAGACCACGCGGCGCTTCGACGCCCTCAAGCTCTGGATGACGCTGCGCACCATGGGCGCCGACACCGTCGGCGACTGGTTCGACGCCGCCATCGACCTGGCCGACCAGGCGGCCCAGGCGGTCGCCGGGTCCGGTGAGCTCGAGCTCGCCGCCGAGCCCCAGCTCTCCACCGTGGTCTTCCGCTACCGCCCCGCCGGGCTCGCCGACGCCGAGACCGACCAGCTCAACACCCGGATCCGGGCCCGGCTCTACTCCGGCGGCCAGGCGATGGTCGCGGCCACCAAGGTCGCCGGCCGCACCTACCTCAAGCTCACCCTGCTCAACCCGATGGCCACGCCCGCGGACATCCTCGGTGTCCTCGCCCGGGTCCGCGAGGCCGGCGAGGCGCTGCTGCTCGAACGCATCCCCTCGCCCCGCACCGGCGGCCTCGCGGGCCGCGACCTGCACCTGGTGGAGGCTGGTCGATGA